The window GCCTCCGCTGCACTGTCTCCAGGGCTCGTATTGTGGCAAGGTTGGATTCCAGGACAACATCCAGCTAAAGGTGGCGCAGCCAGAGTTAAATCACTGACAACTAAATCCATctaaatttccttttttctcctgaCATCTATTAAAGTGACAGGAGTTAGCATAGCTTAATATATTTACTTAAATTTATAGCTACTGGTGTGATAAATCAATATTAACTTCTTTAGGTATCCACCACCACTTAATTCAGAGTGAGATCAGCTATTTTAGAACAAGAAATCCCATCACAGTCCGAGCCAACCCCAACTTTATAGCCCATATACAAAGCGTGTGGAACCAGCTTTTTGTAATGCTGGTTAGTTGTGCTCTGAAGTGCCTCAATATACGGTAATATATCTATAATCACAAAGTTGATGTGAGTCAAGGGTTGTGTACAGTTAAGAATAAGAATATTAGACATAACCATGACCTCAACAGTATGCCTCACCTCAAATCGCTCATCCTCACATCTGTAAATATGCTCCTCATACTGAGTCTTCTTCGAGCTCACAAATGTAGAATCTTCAGACCACGAGGGAAACGACACCCACGTGTCATTCAGAACCTGAAACAGGACACAGATCAGTTCAGTCGGCAGCTCACACAAATCCATGCATGTTCAATACGAAAGCTGCAAAAATGTTATAGGGACTCTGAAGTAATAAGAAACTGACAGCAGTGTGACAACAGCGCGTTGCTAAAGTATCTTTCCATACAAAAAGTGATTTCATGGATAAATCCTCTACCGGCATCACCTTGATGCTCTGTACACAAAAGGTAATTTGTTGAATGATTACACATGTAGGATGTGCACATGGCGTTTTAGGCTAGGAAACTTTGTAGGCAATTACGATATAATAGATAACACATGCTATGTTGTGTTTAGCTGCTATGTGAGACATGCTGACACAGCTCTGTTTCCTTCACTGTTGTACCTCTTTACACAGTGGCGTCCTTCCGGTGCACTTGGGCTGCTGGTAGCTCTTTGGTAGTGCTCTATAGCTGGGTCCCAACCTCTTACAAGAGGCATAGTCAATCTCCATGGCGATGCCCTCTGTTGCTCGCTCCTTGGGTAAACTCTCTGCGTGGCTCGATTCACCGTGACCCGACTCCCAGTAGCCCAAAAAATTTTTGAACCATGAAAAAAGCTCCGGGAATTTTCTGTAATATCAAATTTCATCGTAGGTCACTTAAAAATATTTCATATGGTATAAATCAGCAACATGTGTGTTTGAACTTACCCAAGAAATGGGATCACTAACTGCACCAGCTCAGCACGGGAAATTAATTCCTGGCTGAAAATGTGAAGACAGCGCAGGAAGTTGTCATAGGCCTCAGAGCTTCGAAGAGCTTTCCTTACCTTTTTGCCAAaattagagaaaaaaaagcacattacTTCACAAAATATTGGCCTCATACACATAATTGAGCACTCTGTACCGACCTTTTCGAAGAACAATGTTTCTGTACTGGTGCTGTGTTTGCTGACGTCATTCATATTGTGCTCTTTCCCCATTATTTTAGGTTTTTTCTGGAAGATTACACAAAGTGACAAACCAAAAGTGAAATAGGACAAAATGGAACCTCTATGGTGTCTCAGGAAGGCTGCACCAGAGGCAACATTAACCTGTCATCCAATATGAACCAGTCATATGTGGGTCAACTGGGCTCAGTTCTTTAAATGGTAAATGTAGGAAAAAGATGTGCAAGTGTGGAAGATTCATAATAATCTGtcagaaatcaaatcaaacacacagagcAACACTAACTGTATATGTTTCGTAAGCTTTTAACAAGAATACTGATCATGTTTAGAAACATACTTGTGAGTCTATCCATTAGCTTTAAAGGCCCTGTGACGTGCTGGTTTTGGAGTTCATTATATAGGCTTTAGCAGCTGCCCAATACTGTATCCGAGGTCACGACAGCCCATCCCAAAATGAGCTTTCCTTAGGATGTGCCATGGTGTCTGTAGCTTTAAATACTAATAAAGAGAGGGGCATGGTAGCGTGGAAGGGTGGAGGCGTGGCCTCGTTTATGGTGAATggatgtggggagggggggagtaTTCTGGTGGAGGGGAGAGTCATGACAGCAGCTGAACCTAAACAGGCAGTACTAGTCGTGTTTTATCAGCAGCGTGCAGAGATGTtgctttctgtctgttctggACTCAGGCAGGACCAGTTCATATATGTACACgccaggaaaaaaatgtgtttttcctgccacgGTACCATTTATCATATCATTAGCAGTGTAAAATCCAAACTTCAAATTCTAGTGCTACATATACCCACAATGAACCTAGGACTAGGAAATTCTCCATTCATTGTTCCCATCGCTACTAAAGCATGTGTAATTTGATGCGTACCTTTACAGGAGGTGTGGGTCCCAGTCCAGCGGGTCTCCTGACTGCCAGACCATTCTGGCTCAGCCTCTGTTTGGTGTTCAGTAACGGCCTCTTCACTGTGCCACCGTGATCATTACGCACAGACTCTGCTCTGTCTGGTGTTGCCTTTCCCAGGAGCTGCATTTAAAAATCACAGATTACGATCTCGCTAATAAAAACATTATATAAATGTGGAGTTTTATTCAAACAAACATTGATGACCTGGCTAGTTGGTATTCACCGTCATTGATAACAATTTAGCATCTTAGTGCAAAATGTTACAACACAGTTGCGAAACACTATAAAACTGTAGTGTTTAAGATAGTCGGAAAGATACCTAGCTGTTATAACAGATACTTAGCTATTATAACAGATACTTAGCTGTTATAACAGATACTTAGCTGTTAAGTCAGAAAAGACTCACAATGGAGCTGTTTGCATCAGGAAGAAACTGTCCGAACTCTGACAGCAAGTCCTCCTGGTTCTTAAAGAGTCTGGCCACCTGTGTGTAGACCTCCTGTTCAGTTAATGCTGGGGTGTAGTTGCCTCCTGCCTCTTTAGCGTTCCGCTGTTCCTTCTGTGACATTAAAAAAGATCTGTTGGGTTGGCAAAAAGCACCTAGAATGCTTTATATAAAACACTACTGCACGTGCCTGACTTTCTTACCTGGTATGTGTGCAGGATTTCCAGGAAGGCTTTGTAGATATCAGGTTGACCCTGGAAGCGGTTCTTGATTTTGTTGACATAATTAATGGCATGGTTGAATTCCACAGGCTGATTGTTCTGGAAAGGAGGCCCACTGGACggtgtgctgctgacaggaGTGTGGGGCTGAACTGTGGGTGATCGCGGTGAGGCGTAGGCTGGGATGGATGGGCTGGGCTGACTGGTGGGTGTGTGGGCTGGAGAATGAATGGgctggacagaggagaggaaaaacatgatCACTTCAAATGCAACAgaattaattaaagaaaaaactttatttaccTTGCTGGTTTTATTTGGAGCAGGCTGGGTGGGAATTGTTGGAGTGTTACTGGCAGTATGGGGGCCACCCTGTGGAGGAccctgctgctgaggatgaCTTGAGGCCTGAACAGATGGTCCAGTTGCAGGAACAGTCTGAACCGAAATGCCATGTGGGGTGATGTAGTGGATCTGCCCCGGAGTTGTCACGTTGACGAGATCGTTGGTTTGGACCTCGATCTTATATCCAGGTGGCAAGAAAGTATTAAAACCCATAATAAGATCGGGATGTCCCTTAAATAGCTGTGACACGCGGTTGATGACTCCAGGAGTGTCTATACTGTAgtaacaaaaaaagacaatgtCTTAGTATTCAAAATATACAATAAGTGCGCAACAGCATGGTATAGATAGTCATAGTACTCACCTCTGGGACTTAAACTCTTTCATAATATCAAGAAAATCATTATACACTTGTGGCTTATTTCCAAATTGAAGCTTCACTTGATCCAGATAGGACAGGGCATCTTCAACCTATAGATTGAAATATAAATCACCTCACTGCCAATTTCATTCTCAAACTTCACCCATATTATCTTCATGTGTAAAGTGTCCTCATCAGGTATTTGCAAATGTATGTGTACCTTCAGCCTCTGAAACTGTTGTCCTTGTGCTGAAGTAATCGATGTGGGAGGATGAACGGGACCCTGGACAACAGTCGGGCCCTGGGCCACTGTAAGGCTGTGGCCGTGGGGGCCAACGAGTGGGGCTGCGTTATGGACGTGTCCATGGCCAGATGCGTTCTTTGGGAGGACAATAAATCACATTAAATTGAAATTTAGGATTAATACTCATCAGCTCTGAAGATAGACATGCATGGTTAGACAGCGAAGAAGCAGCATAACTTTCCCGACAGTTCAGGTAGAGGTTGTGGGTACTTTTTGTCCACTTGAATAAGTTTATCCAACTCTTACCTGGTAGCTATGAGAGAGAGAATACTGGATCCCAGTGGACGGCTGCATGCTGTCTGCGGCTGCCTCGATTATCGCAGGCACTGAGACGAGAGTTCGCTGTTGAAAACTCTCTGCAATACCCTGAACTGCTGGATGATGCGACTGTTGCTGCTGGGGCGCAAATACCAGTTCCCGGTCCTCCACGCGCCTCTTCATTGTACGAGCATGCTCAAAGGCGCTAAAACCAGATCGACAGTAAAGGGTCAGTGGGCGAAATTTGCAAACTTGATTTTGTCTTATACATGTATTTGTAACCTAGAAAAGGACATATGAGTGTGTATAAGGCTTATTTAGTATATATCTAGGTGACTCTACATAACGCTTCTCATAACTAATACCAAAGAAATGGGTGAAACTGTTTATTAGAAACAACACGAGACAACTAAAAATATGTATTTCACCCTTTCAGCATATAAGTGTGTGTATTTCAAAATAACAGGTACTGAGAAGAGCGTTCTTTATGAGTAAAATGTGTGGGATTTAAAACATGTATGCATTACGCAAAATGAAGCCCCCTAATGACAGCACAGCTACACGCGTATAAGGGGACCAGTAATTTGGTGACGGTCCCTGCGCTGCTTGGACGCAGCTGATCTGGGAGCAGCGGACGCGGAGCCTCGGAAAAGACGGCGCCTGAACGTGCGGTCGAAACTCGCCAAAAACCGTATCTGACGCTTTTCCGGCTCCCAACACGTTCGCCGAATCGCGATCTTTGAAAGAACGGGCGGCGAAAGAAGCCGAAATCATGTGAAAGGTCCTAAAAAGGCGTATTTCTCGACCGCGTTGAGCGGGCACACTTGCGCCGGCTCTCCGGCTGTAACGCTGCCtcgtcccctccccctctctacCAAACACCGAGTCTCACGCCATTCGATTTTTGGTGAGCTGCTCGCTTTCGTAAGCCTGGTGTTAGCGTTTGACTGCGAAGTTGTGTAGCAGAAAAAGTTAAGCGACCGGACCATAAATGTCTAGCTACCGCAAATAATCAAGCAGTGTCGCTTTTTTTTGGTTATCACATACAACCACAGTAAAGGGAATTCAACACTTAAAAAACCGAGACGAGCTAAAGGTGGCTAAGTGACGTTAGCAAATGGCCATGATTCGTCGCAGCTGACAACGCGATATCAACACCGGCTGCTCAGTTTCTAACACATGGTTTACCACCATAATAtcgttttttttaatctaaagtTGCAGGTTCAGTAACATTGTGCTATGAGGCTCGATCAGAACGACAGGTAGCTAACCCTGATTTCAAGCTACTTAGGCGACACAAAATTAACATTAAGTCAAGAGAAGTTCGACAGAAAGATATTTTCGCTATTGCAAAACCACATCTCACCTCAAAACGGTACATTCCTTAAGAATCCTACCCAAATCAGTCAATTATAATGTAATAACTTACCACAAAATGTAGCTATGTCAGGTCAATCTGCTTAGCGCTAGCATGTCAGCTAAAGTTAATTCATGGTCGCCACTCTTAGCTTGCTAGCCTTACTTGGAATAGCTAATAGAATAACTTGTCGGTGCTACAATGGGACGACTCCAAGAAGAGAATTCTACACATTGCTGCAATGGGAGGTAAACGCTGGCTAACATTAAGACATCGTGGTAAAACTACTGGTGTTGATTTGCTTTTCCCGTCTGTTCGGCAAGGTTATCGAGCAGTAGGCAACTCTATGCTACGTTAGCACAACAGCTAACCCCACCAGTACTGTCCGACGAACCTATTAACTCACCTCACAGGGCTGCCGCCAGCAACAATTCGACACAGCGCTAAAACGGTACCGACAACTAACCTGCTCCGCGTCTATTTTTCTCCGCCGTGACAGAAAAAAGTTGCGTGAAATACTAGCAAAATAATATTTGCAGTTGCGGCTACGTCGCTAACAACAGTGTATGTATGAAGCGGTGTTCCTTGAACATAGAGGCGTGTCCAGGACGGAGGCGGgtcaggccccgcccacagcgcactgtgattggtcagaattTCGGAATGAAAACAAATACAATGAAGGCAAAGAGCCAGCGTCTGTACGAAGACTTCCGGGTTGCCCGTGTTGAGTTTGTTCGAGGCACATTTTGCAATTGGAATAAATGTTCAAACGAATAAATATTCCCATAAACATGCTTCGTAATATTTAGTAAAATGTATGCGTATTTAGTATAAATAGTATAGTATAAACAGAGCCAGTTTCAAGTGAAATGAACAGTGTTGACAACATAAAGTCTCCCTCTGATTTAAAGCTTTGCAAGTGCTTCTGCCATCAGAACGAAGCTCTAGGTGTTTATAAGGTCTTCATAaggctcttcttcctcctgcctctcaTGGTGCAAAGTTTTATTCCACTTTCACCTTAGCACAAAGTGGTCACTGACTAAGTGTAACATTCATAAATACATGGTCTTCTTAAACCCTTTAATCGAcaacaatgattttttttttaaaacattcctTACAGGACAATATTAGGAGTGAGCTATATTTTATTCTATTAAAATTCCAAAACAACTTTGTAGATATTGACTTATAGGTTGAAATAGTTCagtaaaatgtttaatatttttaaCTGGATGAAAAGGTACATTTAAAGTGCCACCATTTGTGCtgacagcttcttttttttaatttaatactTCCCAAAAGTAACTGATCTGAAGTCAGCAGCGTAGTCAGTAAAGGATGACATGGTGAAGAAAGATGCCGACGATGGTCACGGCTGAGATGTGTTTTGGAGCTGCAAGATGAGAGAAGGGAGCCTTGAAGATGCTTCCTTTGACTTTTGTGACTGCTTATAACAAACTAGCATTGCATTGTTGTGGgtgttttattatcattaaaaatacacaggTAGAATTTACCGTTTGCGATGGAGGGCTGAGTGGTGTTTGATGCGCCGGTGCTCTCTGTCTGAGTGGAAACTGGTCCAGTGTTGGAGGCATTGGGAGCTGGATCAGGAGTGGGCGCAGAAGTTGAGATCAAAAGGCTGATGGGTCCTGAGTTGACCGTGTACGTCTCGGTGTACAGATTGCCAACCAGGCCTCTTGGTGAAAAGGAGTAATTGCACAGACTAGGGCACTTCTGAGAGGGTAAAGTAGTGATGCAGAGGTTAACCGTGCATCGGACGTACATCTGCAAAACACCAATTAAACACACATGTTTGCCGGGTGAAGAGCTTTACACCTTAGTTTTGACTCGCATGACAATTTGTAAGAAGTGGAAAACAGTCTGGCATGAAGACCATTTCTGATCCCATTAATCAAAGAGCCGAGGTAACGACAGACCATGGGTGCCACGCTATTCGTCTTGGACAAATCGAGTCGATAAACCTTGGAGGTGGAGTCCGCTATGACAACCTCAGCTGTTTCAGATGAAGACGAACACctgagagaaagaaacagagcGGATAAACAGAGCCGACCCTCGTTTTAATCCTTATAATTTTCTgaaaaatgacaggaaacaaGTCAACCGTTACTGACCCCTGTTGGACAATAGCGCTGTACGTTGCAAAGTCCTCTGTTTCCGACTTGATGCAGTTGCTCACGACCATCTCGGCTCTCCCGATGCTGCAGTTGGACAGCACAGTCAGGTAGAGCATTTCGACCCTTGACCCTGCTTTCAAAGAATCGTTTGCCGACTGTAACGAGAGTTCTGCATCTCGGCGCACTCGGGTAGGATTCCCCGGGGTGTCTAAAATCCTGGGGGCTCTTGTGAAATTCCCGAATGGCCCTTCTCCCGGTAGGTAAAGTTTTAAAGTGAAGGCCACCTCACCAAAGACCTCCCTCTCCATGGGAATGCTGAGTCTGTACTCTGGTCCCTTGGCCTGGACTCCAGGGATGCGGCACGccagagggaggatgagggtTGGGTTTTTTCTGACCACAGAGGAGGAACGCACACTCTGCAAGGTGTTGACGTAAACCAGCTCTGAACCCGTATGCTGGAAAGGAGATCGTTAACTTTCAGCTGAATCTTGAATATTCCTAGGAATTGTGGTTCTGGGCATTTTCCTGTTGAGAGTTTCCAGATCATAACTGTCCTCTCATAAAGCTTTCTGGGACAATAGATGTGACATAAATAAAAACGAACTGGCATAAACGCTTATATTTTACGTGTTACCACGGTCTTGGTGCCACAGCCGTCCAGGGAGATGCTGGCTGTCAGGTGTGTGCTGTTGTAGCTGATGGGGCAGGTGGGGCTGTTGAGCTGGAGTTCTGTCAGGTTGACGTTGGGAAAAGAGGTGACAGGGAGCACCAGAACCATCTCTGTTTTCCCACAGGTCAGCTCTGCAGACAGCAGATTGAAGGTTTCACCCCCACACATCATTTCAGCTTTAAAAGGATGCTTTAAAGATTGTTTGATCAACCTGTTCCTGGAGGCGGCACCTTCATTTCCCCTGGAAAGATTAAGATTGGGATACGGTAATTCAGTGGTGGCTTGCTGGATACATTCTGCAATATAAATGCAGTTTTGTGATTGTTTTCAATATTGCTTTCTTACTTTGGTAAAGCCACACACACCTCGGCTGAGACTGCATACTGCAATGACAGGAAATACAAATCAGATCATTTTGGGTTACATCTAGAATTTGTACAGTTAGACACCGTAACAGTATGTTTTTGTATGTAATATTGAGCTACCTCTGGGTATTGACAGCAAAGCAGATGGGCAACAGCTGAGCCAGGTTGTTCTGGGATCGGACCCAGGCTGTTTTCATCATCGCCAAAGGGCCGACGGTTTTGAAACCCACCCTGAAGAGATTTGGTGGGCCAACCACGGCGATCTCTAGAGCACTGCAAATACAGTGAATTCCAGCTTACATGAGTGTTCATGTTTTACTGACAGGCTATAGCTAAACGCTATAGCTAAACGCTAACAACCACAAATGCTCATGACTCTTGTTAAAAATCAGATGAAACACAACAAACCTCTCTGCCCATGAAAGGAAGCCAAGGTTGAATATCACCTGGTGGTACGGGAGGACGGTCACCCTGGTGTCACCTGCGGGggtgtcctctgctgctacaGGTTCCTCACCACAGCTGACACTTGACCTCTCAACTGCAAAATTCAAGCACGAGAGCACCAACTGAGTAACGACTAAAACAACACAACCTGCATTCTCTAGTTGGTGGCCTcaccagagacagagaggtgaAGGGGGACAGCGCTCATCGGGTCCAGTCGGCCATTGAGTGCATGAATCCGGTCCTCCACCATCAGGTAGATGAAATACTGCCCTGCTGGTGCATTTCCAGTGAACGTCAGCGTGCATTTTTCCTGATGAGAGAACAAAATCCACCCTATTTTAAAGCAAAGCTTGAATCACTCCGTTCAGTCACATTTAAAACAgctggttttattttgtgtAGCTTCACTTCAGGCTCACCGTCTCCAGCTGGATGAACGAGTGCTGCGTACAGTCAACACACTCTCCCTGTTGTGCACGCGCAAATCGACACTGCACCTTGTCACCGTCCAGATCTTTCACCGATAAAGGAAAGTGATGAGGGCAGTTCACACGGGCCCTGTTCCATttacacagagacagagaattCAGCTAATGTCATTTTACTTAGGAATATCATTACATTACATTCCAGAAATCCTTCAATTTTTTGTTAAATTGAACAAATTGAACTGCTGGGTTTCCTCTCAGTAGTGACAGCTGTTCTGGTGTCCTCCCGGGCTGGTCTCATTGTTGTCTTAGCATTAAAAGGAGGAAATGTCAAAAGGGGGACTACACTGAAGCATTGGTGGAGCCTCAAGCAGATGCAGGCAGGGCTCAGTAACGGAGGCAGCCATTCCTGCCATTTTTTGTAACCATATTAAATATGTCACATCTGATGGGAGGTTATTGGATTATAGTCATATCTGAAGTTGTGGTTTTGGTAAATTTGGACTTCAAAACAGATTAAAGCTCTGTGCTGGTACAGTTAAACAGATTTGTGTTGCATTTGGGACGATGGCGTTTTTACCTTaatggaggaggcagagcaaCAAATGCAGGACGGTTGAGCTTCCCTGTGTCTTCCCGGACTGTTGGTGCAGCGTTCAGGGACACGTAAAAGGTGTTTGACCTAATTATGTATGCGAAAGGTGCTGGTTAGAGGTGTATCACAGTTTCACTTTTACATGAATCAATCTGGGTGTAATATTCCAGGCAGCATATGTGGGAGTCGTACCCTAAACTGATGGTGCTGCGGTAATTGCTTGGAACCTTCTTTCGCCACTGGCGGACGCACCACCCAGAACCGGGCCTGGTACCATTGAAAGGCAGCAAGATATTGTAGACCTCGCAGTCCTCCCCGTGATCGCACAGCCCGTACATGGACGGACATGGAAGAGGGACGATGGCGCTGAAGTGAGCTTGCACCTGCAGGAACCAAGGCGACAAAATACAAGAACAACCTCAGATTATTCACGACAGAGGTAAGAAATTGAgaattttcctcattttttccccccacttggATCACATTTGTGAATATTTGTAATGGCTCCATGTAAGAACATCCACTGGTTTGTGCATTAAACTAAGTTACATGTGTGAAACTGTAACTGGCTGCTGTGAAACTGTCTTGGGAAAAATTGCAAACAGGTCCCCTCTTTCACAGCCTGGCACCTGAAATAGttctatttgttaaaaaaaattgagaaAAGAGATTAAAACCTAAATAAATATACATAATGTGGGAATTCTAAGGTCATTCTCAAGTCTGTGGCTGTGTGAGCATTgagtgtgggtgtttgtgcaGAGGTTTCCCACCGTTCTCCCTCCATCGCTCTCCACTGGGACAGCGGCGACCGTGAGGCCCAGAGAGGCGGCGTTGCATGCAGGGCCCAGCAGGGACAATGTCAGGCCCTGCAACAGGAGCCTTAGTGTGTATCCGGACAGCATCTAAATGCCTCCAGCACTGCTGAAAACACAGCGAGATGCATGAAACAAAAGCAATGATGCTGACCTACCAGACAGCTGGGCAGAGCCCTCAATGACACGCTAAGGTCATTCCTCCTACACAAATGAAGCACGTCATGCAGTATTGTAAACATTTTTCCCAGATTAATGAAAGAAATCCATTTGAAAATCCTCAATATAAAGTGTGATTCACGGACACCAAAATTAGGCAGGAATGATCACTCTTTAACCCATCGAGGACTGTCTTCAGAATCTTAATAAACATGGCAGTGGAACAAGGagatcactgacccaccaccaaactggTCATGctggaggaagctgcagcagcagaagcttctcCAGACTCTCTTGGCTCTCACATGTGACGCTGCCATCATGGCAGTGCCCCACAGATTCTGAGAGTTCAGGCAGAAACAGGGCCAAGAGCGGCCTGCTGGGGGTTATTTGGTAGGTTTCTGGcagtcctcctcccctctttccttAGATATCCGTCCTGCTGGGGGTTTGCAACCCCCTCCACCTGGGGGACCGACCTGTCTTTGGGTATCTCTCCCACACTCTGGACCTTgtgctgggagctgctgcaaACTTTCAGCCCACAGCTGTATGGATGTATCTAACTATCTGCACCTTCTTCTGCAAATCTTTAGATTTTCAGTGCTACATTTGATAAATTCACACatattaaaagtgttttttaaaaaaaaaaatgaaacagaaaaagaaatgtgtttaatCTAAAGGGAACAAAATACATAATAAACTAGTTACAACAGAAAAAATGAGCTGAGGGGGAACACATGCAGTTTAATGTGATTATTTAAGCTCCCCCAGGCAggtttctgacattttctttattctctgaccaaaagtggtGTTTAATTGATAATGATGCTGGAACTTGTCCAGCCTGTAAGTATTGTGTGCAATAGGTGAACATTTAACAATCATAATCTGatttgaatttatttcactATTGTGTGTCTGAACTGGGAAATGTGGTGTTTTGAGGTCAAGATGAACAATAAATCATCTTAAAGTGATGAGCTGACCATTCTAGCTTGTCTCCATTGAAACAGGGATCCCTAAAACtgctttaaaactgaaaaaaccTCAGACCAGTTTGTAATTTTAGTTTCGATTTCTTTACCAAACCAGCTGTGATGATTAGGGAAACAGTCAGATGGAATTTGATGATATTCCTCCAAACTCTGCTGCTCAGAGCACAAAATACACGAAGCAGCCGCCTTCAACATGACAAAGATGTAAACCTTACCGTGGTCTAGGTGCCAGTTCCTCACGAAAGCATTAAAAATCTGAGTCGGCGTTGAGACGCGATTTCGTGACGCGTTCCGATAGAAGTGTTGCGTGTTCAACTCTTTTCATAGTGCGTCTGAATAATAGAGAGAAGGAATGAGGTTTAACTGGCTCCACCAGAGGAGGAAACCAACGCTTGGATTTAATCTCACATTAATTACTGATGAAGCCATGCAGACGTGATTTATAAAACATCAAAAGAGGATCCTGTTACATGTGCAGAGGCGAAAACACACTTTACGAACCCAGGGGCAGATCCAGCAGTTATGAGCACCAAACACACAGTCAGGGGTCCCTGCATCTGTTTATACCCTAAATTTACTCATTAAACCACTAAAATGCATCAGTTCTTTATGGAATCTTTATTATGGGTTTAGCAAGTTATGAAAATCTATTTTCCCCCCAAACACAAGGAATAGCTCACTCCACTGAACCAGTaataccatggcaacaggatcCTGACAACCATCAAGGTCATCCAGAGACATCCCAATATAATTTGCAACCAAATCTTAATGGAAAAGTTCCCTGACTTCATGCAGACAGGTTAAATTAAAGTTAATATTTATCACCggtaaagaaaagaagcaaagacATCAGTAGTAggagaaatgtatttattggaTACTGAGGAATGATGA is drawn from Takifugu flavidus isolate HTHZ2018 chromosome 2, ASM371156v2, whole genome shotgun sequence and contains these coding sequences:
- the LOC130513929 gene encoding paired amphipathic helix protein Sin3a-like isoform X1, translated to MKRRVEDRELVFAPQQQQSHHPAVQGIAESFQQRTLVSVPAIIEAAADSMQPSTGIQYSLSHSYQNASGHGHVHNAAPLVGPHGHSLTVAQGPTVVQGPVHPPTSITSAQGQQFQRLKVEDALSYLDQVKLQFGNKPQVYNDFLDIMKEFKSQSIDTPGVINRVSQLFKGHPDLIMGFNTFLPPGYKIEVQTNDLVNVTTPGQIHYITPHGISVQTVPATGPSVQASSHPQQQGPPQGGPHTASNTPTIPTQPAPNKTSKPIHSPAHTPTSQPSPSIPAYASPRSPTVQPHTPVSSTPSSGPPFQNNQPVEFNHAINYVNKIKNRFQGQPDIYKAFLEILHTYQKEQRNAKEAGGNYTPALTEQEVYTQVARLFKNQEDLLSEFGQFLPDANSSILLGKATPDRAESVRNDHGGTVKRPLLNTKQRLSQNGLAVRRPAGLGPTPPVKKKPKIMGKEHNMNDVSKHSTSTETLFFEKVRKALRSSEAYDNFLRCLHIFSQELISRAELVQLVIPFLGKFPELFSWFKNFLGYWESGHGESSHAESLPKERATEGIAMEIDYASCKRLGPSYRALPKSYQQPKCTGRTPLCKEVLNDTWVSFPSWSEDSTFVSSKKTQYEEHIYRCEDERFELDVVLESNLATIRALETVQRRLSRMSAEEQLRFKLDNTMGGSSEVIHRKAIQRIYGDKAHDIIDGLHRNPAVSVPIVLKRLKMKDEEWREAQKGFNKIWREQNEKYYLKSLDHQGINFKQNDTKVLRSKTLLNEIEMLYDDRQERASEETATPPLTGPHMNLAYDDSQILDDAAALIIHHVKRQVGIQKEDKYKIKQIIHHFIPDLLFARRGELSDVEEEEEDEEEDVESDEHNPKKHNGLLGSGLSKSKLLFSNTTAQKLRDTDDAYNLFFVNNYWYIFFRLHHILCSRLLKIYGQAEKQIEEETRERELEREALGIKKDKNENPAIQLKIKEPMDVDVEDYYSIFLEMVRNLLDGNMEPAQYEDSLREMFTIHAYTAFTMDKLIQNIVRQLQHLVTDEVCVRVMDMYLSECSNKATGGTAATQSVRATAEGGYHRKAEQLMSDENCFKLSFAKSRGSVSLAVELLDTEEENSDEPADAERWSEYLGRFLNSDSASMELREHLSQKPVFLPRNLRRIRKCQRGWERLQQQKMTRVPSDKSLEDNGELKIECMFKLNTYKMVYVCKSEDYMYRHTALTRAHQSHQRVNTGLHRRFQAWLDAWAKENVTANMDADTHKWLMGDDKEGLLSCTTTCNPEVLHYLSVNKYRVKYRTL
- the LOC130513929 gene encoding paired amphipathic helix protein Sin3a-like isoform X2, translated to MKRRVEDRELVFAPQQQQSHHPAVQGIAESFQQRTLVSVPAIIEAAADSMQPSTGIQYSLSHSYQNASGHGHVHNAAPLVGPHGHSLTVAQGPTVVQGPVHPPTSITSAQGQQFQRLKVEDALSYLDQVKLQFGNKPQVYNDFLDIMKEFKSQSIDTPGVINRVSQLFKGHPDLIMGFNTFLPPGYKIEVQTNDLVNVTTPGQIHYITPHGISVQTVPATGPSVQASSHPQQQGPPQGGPHTASNTPTIPTQPAPNKTSKPIHSPAHTPTSQPSPSIPAYASPRSPTVQPHTPVSSTPSSGPPFQNNQPVEFNHAINYVNKIKNRFQGQPDIYKAFLEILHTYQKEQRNAKEAGGNYTPALTEQEVYTQVARLFKNQEDLLSEFGQFLPDANSSILLGKATPDRAESVRNDHGGTVKRPLLNTKQRLSQNGLAVRRPAGLGPTPPVKKKPKIMGKEHNMNDVSKHSTSTETLFFEKVRKALRSSEAYDNFLRCLHIFSQELISRAELVQLVIPFLGKFPELFSWFKNFLGYWESGHGESSHAESLPKERATEGIAMEIDYASCKRLGPSYRALPKSYQQPKCTGRTPLCKEVLNDTWVSFPSWSEDSTFVSSKKTQYEEHIYRCEDERFELDVVLESNLATIRALETVQRRLSRMSAEEQLRFKLDNTMGGSSEVIHRKAIQRIYGDKAHDIIDGLHRNPAVSVPIVLKRLKMKDEEWREAQKGFNKIWREQNEKYYLKSLDHQGINFKQNDTKVLRSKTLLNEIEMLYDDRQERASEETATPPLTGPHMNLAYDDSQILDDAAALIIHHVKRQVGIQKEDKYKIKQIIHHFIPDLLFARRGELSDVEEEEEDEEEDVESDEHNPKKHNGLLGSGLSKSKLLFSNTTAQKLRDTDDAYNLFFVNNYWYIFFRLHHILCSRLLKIYGQAEKQIEEETRERELEREALGIKKDKNENPAIQLKIKEPMDVDVEDYYSIFLEMVRNLLDGNMEPAQYEDSLREMFTIHAYTAFTMDKLIQNIVRQLQHLVTDEVCVRVMDMYLSECSNKATGGTAATQSVRATAEGGYHRKAEQLMSDENCFKLSFAKSRGSVSLAVELLDTEEENSDEPADAERWSEYLGRFLNSDSASMELREHLSQKPVFLPRCRLDTRWYWPRHAAGSSRVLHITRHRLLPGLTFEMAVHAHTHFKISGPAHT